DNA from Rhodobacteraceae bacterium M382:
CCCTTCTTCCTTTACGTCGGTTTCACACAGTTTCACCCGCCCTGGGTCATCCACCCGGATTTCGACGGGGTCTCGGACGCGGGCATCTACTCGGACATCAAATACGAGGTCGATCACAACATCGGCCGCATCCTCGACACGCTCGACACCTCGGGCATTGCGGAAAACACAATCGTCGTGCTGACTGGTGATAATGGTCCCGGCACACTTCCGCAGGGGCTCGGTTATGCCACCGGCGAAGTTGGTGGCTCGACCGGACCGTGGCGCGGTGGCCTCAGCACCGGGTTCGAGGGCGGGTTACGAACGCCTGCAATGGTCCGCTGGCCCGGACAGGTTCCGGCGGGCGTCGTATCGAACGAGATCGTTTCGGTGCTCGACATCTATCCGACACTGGCCACTCTTGCCGGAGAAGCGGAGCGCATCCCGTCGGACCGCCCGATGGACGGCGTTGACCAAAGCGCGTTCTTTCTTGGGGAGCAGGAGGCTTCCAATCGAGAACACGTCGTAACGTTCGTCGGTGATAGCGTCTTTGCCGTGAAATGGCGTGACATCAAGGTGCACTTCTTCACAGCAGAAAGCACATTCTCGGAAATCAGGCAGAATACATTTCCTCAGGTCCACAACATAAAGGAAGATCCAGCGGAACAGTTCGAGCTTTGGGGCAATGAAGGTTTCTCACACGCTTGGGTAATGACTCCAGTGACCGGTATTCTGAGCGACCTCACGGCAAGCATGGTGAAGTTCCCGAACATCAAGCCTGGAGAGGATTTCGACGGCTACAAGTAAACGGCAGCATTGTCCGCAGTGCGGTCGCAACCCACAAATGACAGCAATGTCCGCTTTGGGCTGCCTACAAGCATTCGCACCTGGTGCGGTGAACGCCAGCCGGAATCGATAGGTTCGCAACACGGTCGAATCCCGTAGGCTTTCCTCCTAGCGGTTATCTAGGAGGAAAGCCGCTCAATCAGAGCGTTCACAAGATCTTTATCCGAA
Protein-coding regions in this window:
- a CDS encoding arylsulfatase, producing MLLNKLKSVAVLAVVGLSPTLALAETNKPNIVYLLVDNWGWGDIGLQGGTVPTPEIDALAGEGMRLLNFNIENQCTPTRSAIHTGRLPIRSGTQKVAAPGEPDGLAPWEYTIAELLSDAGYRTALFGKWHIGSQVGRHPSDQGYDEWWGINEGSNAAAYTATPEFDPEVAAVPHFWEGKKGAPSYETELYDTEGKTTFDRNITDRAVGYIKQRAGDDEPFFLYVGFTQFHPPWVIHPDFDGVSDAGIYSDIKYEVDHNIGRILDTLDTSGIAENTIVVLTGDNGPGTLPQGLGYATGEVGGSTGPWRGGLSTGFEGGLRTPAMVRWPGQVPAGVVSNEIVSVLDIYPTLATLAGEAERIPSDRPMDGVDQSAFFLGEQEASNREHVVTFVGDSVFAVKWRDIKVHFFTAESTFSEIRQNTFPQVHNIKEDPAEQFELWGNEGFSHAWVMTPVTGILSDLTASMVKFPNIKPGEDFDGYK